TGCGACGCCGTCGTCGCCTCGATGTACCGCCTCGGCAAGGTGTTCGAGGGGTACAGCATCGTCCGGAAGCCGGACCAGTAAGCCGACGACTCCGCGCCGCCGCTCTCGCCACCCTGTTTTCGTTCCGATACGTCTCAGCCGAATATCCGATTCCCACGAGTTCGGGCCCCACGAGGCTCCCAGATTTGATATCCGGACGCGCACGCTTATATCAGATTTCGTGTTACTCCGTCCCAGATATATGCCGGCAGAACTTACCGCATTAGATCCGAAAGAACTGGTACTGATACTCATCGCACTGGTGGGGGTCGTCCCCGTGTTGCTCCTTCGCTCCTCGCAGTCGAAGTGGTTCATGGGCGGCTACCTCCTGCTGTGCGCGGGCGCGTTGGCGACCAACCTCGAAGCGTTGGCGCTGAGCGACCTGTTCAACGTCGTCGAGCACGGTGCGGGCATCGCCGCGTCCGGCATCGTGTTCCTCATCGCGGCCCGCAAGCGGAGTCGAGTCGTCGCCGAGGCGACCGAGTGAGATGGTCGCGTTCACCGCGGTCTTCGACGTGGTCGGCACCGTCGCCTACCTCGCGACCGCCGTCGTCGCGTTCCGGACCTACCGGCGGGCCGACGCCGAGTCGGGTTTCTGGCTGAACTTCGGACTGGCGGCCCTGCTCGGGTTCTTCTGGGCGGGCGTCGTCAGCGCCGAACATCTGGGCGTCGCCGGCGAGGTGTTCGACATCATCAGCGTGTCGCTCCTGACGGCGACTATCGCCGTCTTCGCCGTCGGCGCGACGGGCACGTACGCCGTCGTCGAGGACATGAAGCGTTCCCGCGCCCGCGAGGCCGACTCCCGCGCGGCGGCGGAGTCGCTGACGGAGTCGCTGGAGACCGGCGCCGCCGAGTTCGACCGCGTGATGGACGCCGCGGCCGCGGGCGACCTCACGGTCAGGATGAACCGCGACGGCGAGAGCGACGCGATGGCCCGCGTGGCCGAGTCGTTCAACGGGATGATGGCCGACCTCGAGACCACCGTCGTGAACATCCAGTCGTTCGCGGGCGACGTCGCCGACTCGACGGCGCAGATAGACGCCAGCGCCGACGAGATACGGATGGCCAGCGAGGAGGTGAGCACCTCGATGACCGCCGTCGCGGGCGAGACCGACGAACAGCACCGACACCTGTCGGCGGCCGCCGACGAGATGAGCACGCTCTCGGCGACGGTCGAGGAGGTGGCGGCCTCGGCGACGCAGGTGGCCGAGACGTCGAGCGAGGCGTCCGAACTCGGCGAGGACGGCCGCGCGTCCGCGACCGAGGCGTTAGAGGAGATGGACCACGTCCGGGAGACGACCGACCGGACCGTCGGCGAGGTCGAGGCGCTCCGCGACGAACTCGACGAAATCGTCGCCATCGTCGACCTCATCACCGAGATAGCCGACCGGACGAACCTCCTCGCCCTCAACGCCTCCATCGAGGCCGCCCGCGCGGGCGAGGCCGGCAAGGGGTTCGCCGTCGTCGCCGCCGAGATAAAGGAACTCGCCAGCGAGTCGACGACGGCCACGGGCCGCATCGAGACGCTCGTCACCGACATTCAGGCGTCGGCCGCGGGCACCGCCGGCGACATGCGCGAGGTCGGCGACCGGGTCACATCCGGCACCGAGACGGTCGGGTCCGCGCTGGCCGCCCTCGAGGACATCGCCGCGCGCGTCGAGGAGGTCAACGGCGGCATCCAGGAGATAGACCGCGCGACGACCGAGCAGGCGACCTCCACCGAGGACGCCCTCCTGAAGGTCGAGGACGCCCGGCAGGCGGGCGACCGGACGAGCGAGGAGATATCGAGCGTCACCGCTGCCTCCGAGGAGCAGACCGCCTCGGTCTCCGAGGCGGCGGGCAGCATCGGCGACCTCTCGACGGCGGCGACGGCGCTCCGCGACCGTCTCGCCCGCTTCGAGGTGAGCGAATCCGCCCACGCCGGAGCGACGGCGGACTCCCCGTCCGCCGCGTCGGACGCTCCGACGGCCGCGGAACCGACGTCGCCGCCGGCGCAGACGGCGGCCGATTCCGCCGCCCCGATGTCGACGGACGGCGGCCGGTCCGAACGCCCCGACCGGCCCCCGCGCTCCCGTCGCTGACTCGCTCTCTCCGATTTCTCCGAACGCGCCGTCCGCCGACCCGCACGGGACACGTTTTTTGCACCGGTGACCCACTGACGGTAGCATGACGATGTACGACCGCGGGGCGTCGACCGAGGCCCGCCTCCGCCGGTGGGACGGGGGCCTGAGTTGGCTCGCGTTCCCCGGGGAGACGGCGGAGCGGTGCAGTCACGCCCTCGGCGCCGACGGCGGCGTCTGGCTGTTGGACCCGCTGGACGCGCCGGGGGTCGACGAGGCCGTCGCGGAACTCGGTCCCGTCGAGGGCGTCGCCGTCCTCTCGGCGTACCACGCGCGCGACGCCGCGGCGTTCGCCGACCGCTACGACGTGCCGGTGTCGCTCCCGCGGTGGCTCCCTCGGGTCGAAGCGCGCGTGGACGCGCCCGTCGAACGGTTCGACGGCGAACTCGGAACCACCGGCCTCCGCGTCCGCGAGTACGCGCCGCTTCCGGGGTGGTCGGAGGCGATAGCCCACCGCCCGGCGGACGGCACGCTGTACGCGCCGGACACGCTCGGCACCGCCTCGCCGTTCACCGTCGACGGAGAGCGACTCGGTCTCTACCTCTTCCAGCGCTTCGTGACCCCGAAGTTCCTCCACGGCTACGACCCCGAGCGGATACTCGTCGGGCACGGCGACGGGGTGTTCCAGGGGGCCGCCGCGGCGCTCGAGGACGCCGTGGCGAACGGGCGACGGCGACTGCCCTGGGCGCTGGTCGAGAACGGGACCGAGCAGGTTCGGGCGCTCGTGGCGGCACTCGACGAGCGAGGCTGAGCCCGACCGACGACGCGAAAAACCGACCGAGTCCGGTGTTACGAGGCGTACTCGAAGAGGCTGAACTCGTTCCCGGACGGGTCGGCGAACATCGCCTCGATGCCCCACGGGTACGTCTCGGGTTCCTGAGTTATCTCGACGCCCCGTTCGCGGAGCGTCTCGACCGTCTCGGCGCAGTCGGGCGTCCGGAACGTCCACCACGTCTCGGTCCCCCGCTTCGGTTCGAGCAGCGCCCGCGTCTCCTCGTCGTAGTACGGTTCGTCGACCCGGGTGAGGGCTATCTCTAACTCCTGCCCCGGAACCCCGACGGTGACCCACCGGCCCGTCTCGCCGTCCATCTCGAACGTGTCGTCCATCCGCTTTTCGAACCCCAGCGTCTCCGTGTAGAACGCCAGGGCTTCGTCCACGTCGTCGACGACGACCGTGACGATGCGCAGTCCCTCGATACCCACCTGTCGTTGTGTTCCGCTCATGGGCAGGATTGGTACGCGTGCGGAGAGAATAGCTCTATTTCCGCCGTACCGGCCGTTCTCGGCGTCTGAGCGGTTCTCGGAAGAGACACTCCGAAGAGGTAGAACGCCGCCTCCGAGCGGCGGGCGTTCGGCGGTTCAGCGGTTCAGCGTGTGAATCGCCTCGCCGCGCGCGTTCTCCGCGGCCTCCATCACCGCCTCCGCCAGCGTCGGGTGGGTGTGGACGGTGCCGGCCACGTCCTCCAGCGTCGCGCCCATCTCCACCGCGAGGGCGAGTTCGGCGACGAGTTCGGACGCTTCCGGTCCCACAATCTGCCCGCCGAGGACGAACCCGCTGTCCTCGTCGGCGACGACGCGGACGAAGCCCTCGGTGTGGCCCGTCGTCATCGCGCGCCCGGAGGCGTTGAACGGCATCTGGCCGACGGCGGGGGTGAAACCCGCCTCCTCGGCCTCGGATTCGGTCATGCCCACGGTGCCGATTTCGGGGTCGGTGAACACGGCCGCCGGGACGGCCTGCGCGTCGTAGGCCGCCGGTTCGCCCGCGGCGTGTTCGGCGGCGACGATGCCCTCCTTCGACCCGACGTGCGCCAGCATCGGCGAGTCGGCCACCACGTCGCCGACGGCGTAGATGTGGTCGACGGAGGTCCGCATCCGGTCGTCCGTCTCGAAGAAGCCCTTCTCGTCCGTCTCCAATCCCGCGTTCTCGGCGTCGACGGTGTCGGTCACGGGCGACCGACCGACGGCGACCAGCACCTTGTCGGCGCGGTACGACGACGTCTCGCCGTCCTCGGTCTCCGTCTCGACGACCACGTCGTCGCCGTCGGGCGACCACCCGCTGGCGCCCTCTCCGAAGTGGAACTCGATGCCGAGTTCCTCGGCGCGTTTGCGGACGACGTTCGAGACGTCGTCCTCGTAGCCGGGGAGCACGTCTTCGAGCATCTCCACGACGGTCACGTCCGCGCCGAGTTTGGCGAACGCGGTGGACAGTTCCATGCCGATGTAGCCGGCGCCGACGACGAGCAGTTCGTCGGGCACCGACTCCGCCGCGAGGGCGTCCCGCGAGGACCAGACGGGGTCGTCCGCGAACTCGAAGCCCGGAATCTGGACCGGGCGAGAGCCGGTGGCGACGATGCAGCGCTCGAACTCCACCGTCTCGGAGCCCTGACCCTCGCCGCCGTGTTCGATGCGGACCGAGGAGTCGTCCTTGAAGCGCGCCGTCCCCTCGATGAGGTTGACGCCGTTGGCCTTGCAGAGTTTCTCGACGCCGCCGGTCAGTCGGCCGACCACGTCGTCCTTCCAACTCCGCATCTGCGACATGTCCACCGCCGGGTCGGCGTGGATGCCCATCTCCTCGGCGCTGCCCGCCTCGTGCGCCAGCGACGACGCCGTGATGTACGCCTTCGAGGGGATACAGCCGTGGTTCAGACAGGTGCCCCCGTAGGCGTCTCGTTCGACCAGCGTCGTGTCCAGACCGCGCTGTGCGGCGCGGATGGCGGCGACGTACCCGCCCGGCCCCGCGCCGATGACCAGTACCTCCGTTCCCGTCGAGATGTCTCCGACGACCATTATTCGAGCATCAGGAGTTTGGGGTTCGCGAGGTACTCCTTGACCTTGTTCGTGAACTGCGCGGCCACCGCGCCGTCGACGACGCGGTGGTCGACCGACAGCGACAGCGTCAGCACTTTTCTCGGGACGACGTCGCCGTCGACGACGCGCGGTTTCTCCTTTATCGCTCCGAGCGCCAGAATCGCGACTTCGGGGTAGTTGATGATGGGCGTGGCGTACTCGCCGCCGATGCCCCCGATGTTCGTGATGGTGAACGTGCCGCCCTGCATCTCCTCGCGCGAAATCTTTCGCTCGCGGGCCTTCTCCACTTTCTCGCTCATGTCTCGCGCGAGGTCAGAGAGCCCTTTGCCGTCCGCGCCGTGGACGACGGGCACCATCAGACCGGCGTCCGTCGCGGTGGCGACGCCGAGGTTGTACTCGTCGCGGAGCACGATTTCCTCGTTCTCCTCGTCGAGTTGGGCGTTCACGTAGGGGAACTCCTTCAGCGCC
This is a stretch of genomic DNA from Halogeometricum sp. S3BR5-2. It encodes these proteins:
- a CDS encoding VOC family protein gives rise to the protein MSGTQRQVGIEGLRIVTVVVDDVDEALAFYTETLGFEKRMDDTFEMDGETGRWVTVGVPGQELEIALTRVDEPYYDEETRALLEPKRGTETWWTFRTPDCAETVETLRERGVEITQEPETYPWGIEAMFADPSGNEFSLFEYAS
- the lpdA gene encoding dihydrolipoyl dehydrogenase; translated protein: MVVGDISTGTEVLVIGAGPGGYVAAIRAAQRGLDTTLVERDAYGGTCLNHGCIPSKAYITASSLAHEAGSAEEMGIHADPAVDMSQMRSWKDDVVGRLTGGVEKLCKANGVNLIEGTARFKDDSSVRIEHGGEGQGSETVEFERCIVATGSRPVQIPGFEFADDPVWSSRDALAAESVPDELLVVGAGYIGMELSTAFAKLGADVTVVEMLEDVLPGYEDDVSNVVRKRAEELGIEFHFGEGASGWSPDGDDVVVETETEDGETSSYRADKVLVAVGRSPVTDTVDAENAGLETDEKGFFETDDRMRTSVDHIYAVGDVVADSPMLAHVGSKEGIVAAEHAAGEPAAYDAQAVPAAVFTDPEIGTVGMTESEAEEAGFTPAVGQMPFNASGRAMTTGHTEGFVRVVADEDSGFVLGGQIVGPEASELVAELALAVEMGATLEDVAGTVHTHPTLAEAVMEAAENARGEAIHTLNR
- a CDS encoding methyl-accepting chemotaxis protein: MVAFTAVFDVVGTVAYLATAVVAFRTYRRADAESGFWLNFGLAALLGFFWAGVVSAEHLGVAGEVFDIISVSLLTATIAVFAVGATGTYAVVEDMKRSRAREADSRAAAESLTESLETGAAEFDRVMDAAAAGDLTVRMNRDGESDAMARVAESFNGMMADLETTVVNIQSFAGDVADSTAQIDASADEIRMASEEVSTSMTAVAGETDEQHRHLSAAADEMSTLSATVEEVAASATQVAETSSEASELGEDGRASATEALEEMDHVRETTDRTVGEVEALRDELDEIVAIVDLITEIADRTNLLALNASIEAARAGEAGKGFAVVAAEIKELASESTTATGRIETLVTDIQASAAGTAGDMREVGDRVTSGTETVGSALAALEDIAARVEEVNGGIQEIDRATTEQATSTEDALLKVEDARQAGDRTSEEISSVTAASEEQTASVSEAAGSIGDLSTAATALRDRLARFEVSESAHAGATADSPSAASDAPTAAEPTSPPAQTAADSAAPMSTDGGRSERPDRPPRSRR